The proteins below come from a single Dinghuibacter silviterrae genomic window:
- a CDS encoding sigma factor: MASDQLVDTVSEEDFLVVKFRRGKTRAFDQLFLKHYGAICYYTQEFIADIESAKDLVSDIFIKLWRLMENFENLRAIKSFLNDCAPTQKPAVI, from the coding sequence ATGGCATCTGACCAATTGGTAGATACGGTTTCAGAAGAGGACTTCTTAGTGGTAAAGTTTCGAAGAGGAAAAACGCGAGCTTTTGACCAACTATTCCTAAAGCACTACGGAGCAATTTGCTACTATACACAGGAGTTTATAGCCGATATCGAAAGTGCAAAAGATTTGGTTTCTGATATATTTATAAAGTTGTGGAGGCTCATGGAGAACTTTGAGAATTTGCGAGCCATCAAATCCTTTTTAAATGATTGCGCTCCAACCCAAAAACCCGCAGTTATTTGA
- a CDS encoding UPF0175 family protein: MRTITLYMPDSLGMENREVAMLVASRLYEQGKLSLGQAAEVAGLTKRSFAELLGSYNVSIFNYPASDLSRDVANA, from the coding sequence ATGAGAACAATAACCCTCTATATGCCAGATTCCCTCGGCATGGAAAACAGAGAGGTAGCTATGCTTGTTGCCAGTCGGCTATATGAGCAGGGGAAACTTTCGCTTGGACAGGCAGCCGAAGTGGCTGGTCTGACCAAGAGGTCATTTGCAGAGCTCCTCGGTTCATATAATGTCTCCATCTTCAATTATCCCGCTTCCGATTTGTCAAGGGATGTAGCGAATGCCTAA
- a CDS encoding DUF2442 domain-containing protein yields MLTIKKVWFDETRIFVELSDNRVIGTPIAWYPNLRKGTSKQMQQFEVWGNGTWLHWEELDEDLSLEGFLTYKQEPVKA; encoded by the coding sequence ATGCTTACAATTAAGAAAGTCTGGTTCGATGAAACCAGGATTTTTGTTGAACTGAGCGATAACAGGGTAATTGGTACTCCAATTGCCTGGTACCCGAATCTCAGAAAAGGTACCTCGAAGCAAATGCAACAATTTGAAGTGTGGGGAAATGGTACCTGGTTGCATTGGGAAGAGCTAGATGAAGACTTATCCCTGGAGGGTTTTTTGACCTATAAGCAAGAACCGGTTAAAGCATAG
- a CDS encoding DUF4160 domain-containing protein — MPELFRMFGIRFFFFSNEHLPIHVHIKNSDGEAKFEVNPVKLIENKGIKNKDIYLAESIIEENQEIIETKWKEYFGA; from the coding sequence ATGCCAGAGTTATTTAGAATGTTTGGTATCAGGTTTTTCTTTTTCAGTAATGAGCATTTGCCTATACATGTACATATTAAGAATTCCGACGGAGAGGCCAAGTTTGAGGTAAATCCTGTTAAACTCATTGAAAATAAGGGTATAAAAAACAAAGACATTTATTTGGCCGAAAGTATCATTGAAGAAAACCAAGAGATTATAGAAACTAAATGGAAAGAATATTTCGGCGCCTAA